One Salvelinus namaycush isolate Seneca chromosome 4, SaNama_1.0, whole genome shotgun sequence genomic window carries:
- the zgc:65997 gene encoding C-factor — MAAVALVQGASRGLGLEFCRNILINKAPGALIATCRNPDNAAELMSLVAQHPGKVTVLKLDVNREDDIQRAAEHVKKAFGKVDLIINSSAMLHPSGKGETSLKDVSAQGIISTLTTNTVGPLVMAKYFAPLLQKGSGAFGQQPPEKAKQHSGIIVNITAKVGSIGDNGLGGWYSYRMSKAALNMATRNLSIELGRSRPRVVCVSMHPGTVNTDLSRPYHKNVPKDKLFSTGHSVHCLMSIIDSLNIDKTGKAYNWNGSELPW; from the exons ATGGCTGCCGTAGCACTGGTACAGGGTGCGAGTAGGGGACTGGGACTCGAATTTTGCAGAAATATCTTAATAAACAAAGCCCCAGGAGCATTGATCGCGACATGCAGAAATCCGGACAATGCCGCGGAGTTGATGAGCTTAGTTGCGCAACACCCGGGAAAAGTGACAGTTCTGAAATTGGACGTAAACAGAGAAGATGACATCCAACGCGCGGCTGAACATGTTAAAAAGGCATTCGGCAAAGTTGACCTGATCATCAACTCCTCAGCGATGCTTCATCCCTCTGGTAAAGGCGAGACCAGCCTGAAGGATGTTTCTGCACAG GGAATAATCTCAACGTTGACAACAAACACTGTGGGACCATTGGTGATGGCCAAGTACTTCGCTCCGCTATTGCAGAAGGGTAGTGGTGCATTTGGCCAGCAGCCGCCAGAGAAAGCCAAACAGCATAGTGGGATCATTGTCAACATCACTGCAAAAGTCGGATCCATTGGTGATAACG gTCTTGGCGGGTGGTACAGCTATAGGATGTCCAAAGCAGCACTCAACATGGCCACGCGTAACCTGTCCATCGAACTGGGGAGGAGCAGGcccagagtggtgtgtgtgtccatgcatcCTGGCACAGTGAATACGGATTTGTCTCGCCCCTATCACAAGAATGTGCCCAAGGACAAGCTCTTCAGCACGGGCCACTCCGTGCACTGCCTCATGAGCATCATAGATAGCCTGAATATTGACAAAACAGGGAAAGCCTACAACTGGAATGGTTCAGAACTGCCCTGGTGA
- the pank1a gene encoding pantothenate kinase 1a isoform X2, with translation MKLRNVKKPAFPWFGMDIGGTLVKLVYFEPKDITAEEEQEEVENLKSIRRYLTSNTAYGKTGVRDVHLELKNLTMCGRTGNLHFIRFPTQAMHRFIQMGSDKNFSSLHTTLCATGGGAYKFENDFRTMADLELLKLDELDCLIHGLLYVDSVSFNGHPQCYYLENPSDTQNSVKTPCSLADPFPMLLVNIGSGVSILAVYSKDDYKRVTGTSLGGGTFLGLCCLLTGCETFEEALDMASRGDSSNVDKLVKDIYGGDYERFSLQGSAVASSFGHMMSKEKRDSISKEDLARAMLVTITNNIGSIARMCAVNEKIERVVFVGNFLRINTVSTKLLAYAMDFWSNGQLKALFLEHEGYFGAVGALLELLKSSEEP, from the exons ATGAAGCTGAGAAATGTAAAGAAGCCAG CCTTCCCCTGGTTCGGGATGGACATCGGCGGTACTCTGGTGAAGCTGGTCTACTTCGAGCCTAAAGACATCACGGCGGAGGAGGAACAGGAAGAAGTGGAAAACCTGAAGAGCATCCGCCGCTACTTGACCTCCAACACGGCGTACGGGAAGACGGGTGTCCGAGATGTCCACCTGGAACTGAAGAACCTGACCATGTGTGGCCGGACGGGCAACCTGCACTTCATCCGTTTCCCCACGCAGGCCATGCACCGCTTCATCCAGATGGGAAGCGACAAGAACTTCTCCAGCCTTCACACCACGCTCTGCGCCACTGGCGGAGGGGCCTACAAGTTTGAGAATGACTTCAGAACG ATGGCTGATTTAGAGCTGTTGAAGCTGGATGAGCTTGACTGTCTGATTCATGGCCTGCTCTATGTGGACTCCGTGAGCTTCAACGGCCACCCTCAGTGTTACTACTTGGAGAACCCGTCAGACACCCAGAACAGTGTGAAGACCCCGTGCAGTCTGGCCGACCCGTTCCCTATGCTGCTGGTCAACATTGGATCTGGGGTTAGCATCCTGGCTGTGTACTCCAAAGATGACTACAAACGGGTCACCGGTACCAG TCTTGGTGGGGGTACGTTCCTGGGCCTGTGCTGCTTGCTGACGGGGTGTGAGACGTTTGAAGAGGCGCTGGATATGGCTAGCAGAGGGGACAGCAGCAATGTGGACAAGCTGGTGAAGGATATCTACGGAGGAGACTATGAGCGTTTCAGCCTCCAAGGATCTGCTGTGGCCTCCAG CTTTGGCCACATGatgagcaaagagaaacgagACTCCATCAGCAAAGAGGACCTGGCCCGGGCTATGCTGGTTACCATCACCAATAACATAGGCTCCATCGCACGCATGTGTGCCGTCAACGAG AAAATCGAGAGAGTTGTGTTTGTTGGGAATTTCTTACGTATCAACACCGTGTCTACTAAGCTGCTGGCCTACGCCATGGACTTCTGGTCCAACGGACAACTGAAGGCCTTGTTCTTAGAACACGAG GGCTATTTTGGAGCGGTTGGGGCATTACTGGAGCTGTTAAAGTCGTCTGAGGAGCCATGA
- the pank1a gene encoding pantothenate kinase 1a isoform X1: MKLRNVKKPAFPWFGMDIGGTLVKLVYFEPKDITAEEEQEEVENLKSIRRYLTSNTAYGKTGVRDVHLELKNLTMCGRTGNLHFIRFPTQAMHRFIQMGSDKNFSSLHTTLCATGGGAYKFENDFRTMADLELLKLDELDCLIHGLLYVDSVSFNGHPQCYYLENPSDTQNSVKTPCSLADPFPMLLVNIGSGVSILAVYSKDDYKRVTGTSLGGGTFLGLCCLLTGCETFEEALDMASRGDSSNVDKLVKDIYGGDYERFSLQGSAVASRNAGVFSNGALAPKSSDEKSFGHMMSKEKRDSISKEDLARAMLVTITNNIGSIARMCAVNEKIERVVFVGNFLRINTVSTKLLAYAMDFWSNGQLKALFLEHEGYFGAVGALLELLKSSEEP; this comes from the exons ATGAAGCTGAGAAATGTAAAGAAGCCAG CCTTCCCCTGGTTCGGGATGGACATCGGCGGTACTCTGGTGAAGCTGGTCTACTTCGAGCCTAAAGACATCACGGCGGAGGAGGAACAGGAAGAAGTGGAAAACCTGAAGAGCATCCGCCGCTACTTGACCTCCAACACGGCGTACGGGAAGACGGGTGTCCGAGATGTCCACCTGGAACTGAAGAACCTGACCATGTGTGGCCGGACGGGCAACCTGCACTTCATCCGTTTCCCCACGCAGGCCATGCACCGCTTCATCCAGATGGGAAGCGACAAGAACTTCTCCAGCCTTCACACCACGCTCTGCGCCACTGGCGGAGGGGCCTACAAGTTTGAGAATGACTTCAGAACG ATGGCTGATTTAGAGCTGTTGAAGCTGGATGAGCTTGACTGTCTGATTCATGGCCTGCTCTATGTGGACTCCGTGAGCTTCAACGGCCACCCTCAGTGTTACTACTTGGAGAACCCGTCAGACACCCAGAACAGTGTGAAGACCCCGTGCAGTCTGGCCGACCCGTTCCCTATGCTGCTGGTCAACATTGGATCTGGGGTTAGCATCCTGGCTGTGTACTCCAAAGATGACTACAAACGGGTCACCGGTACCAG TCTTGGTGGGGGTACGTTCCTGGGCCTGTGCTGCTTGCTGACGGGGTGTGAGACGTTTGAAGAGGCGCTGGATATGGCTAGCAGAGGGGACAGCAGCAATGTGGACAAGCTGGTGAAGGATATCTACGGAGGAGACTATGAGCGTTTCAGCCTCCAAGGATCTGCTGTGGCCTCCAG AAATGCAGGGGTATTTTCTAATGGAGCACTGGCACCGAAGAGCTCCGATGAGAAAAG CTTTGGCCACATGatgagcaaagagaaacgagACTCCATCAGCAAAGAGGACCTGGCCCGGGCTATGCTGGTTACCATCACCAATAACATAGGCTCCATCGCACGCATGTGTGCCGTCAACGAG AAAATCGAGAGAGTTGTGTTTGTTGGGAATTTCTTACGTATCAACACCGTGTCTACTAAGCTGCTGGCCTACGCCATGGACTTCTGGTCCAACGGACAACTGAAGGCCTTGTTCTTAGAACACGAG GGCTATTTTGGAGCGGTTGGGGCATTACTGGAGCTGTTAAAGTCGTCTGAGGAGCCATGA